One Defluviimonas sp. SAOS-178_SWC DNA window includes the following coding sequences:
- a CDS encoding AAA family ATPase — protein sequence MSAPRNEMELKEEEIRAHYAAAASMLEGFDHTPRLARAQVVDKPSERSPGIGASPRFRSTTPGLVTRSVARPEGVRLIERIEGIGGDDPIVAPVEATVLQALRRALAIALSVGDAFSDQTGLVELKKANLENRLPAGRANEFSEFLAAEALAVLSVFANATAFLLAAHASEVTVEIGSVDEVLTDNAQLALHGALWELDQDIAVFATEEPKLVAVVLAYAEQLMEKVRLRAAAAPRLEAFTGANYRVEADDFPISGFEPARKARGSTLVMTFKKPNEVVGNHIAKYQAMRLAKMLMAYDFERKLNPFAELGGFIFTFMGDGKPGTGKTTLIQMMAGLLNDYCKVANYPFRYQNLSIDNVDSYQGKSGQNAKAFINNVMDPAVIGFGTVDDIDQVAGKRGDRQSSAGQQEITAVLMEAFAGANTVVRGNCTFGMFSNYPENVDDALRQRAGARFLVDGPQSREDYIDILALLLGKIHAIPLGDHELYAAQEIKRAVAESFEKHSRPLEDGLEKVFDQVRDAIGELDTIAKLGAYLKAIQEADERFTGRAVKNITDAVKVRAMDFELPDEWMEEPALFLFKSYDEKKAMISDLQRPITVEMVVQEINRYADSEFRYADKSDEVAIENMVRDFRRQEEAKRRYLEGKG from the coding sequence ATGAGTGCGCCGCGGAATGAGATGGAGCTGAAGGAAGAGGAGATCCGGGCGCATTACGCGGCGGCGGCCTCGATGCTGGAAGGCTTCGACCACACGCCGCGTCTGGCCAGGGCGCAAGTCGTGGACAAGCCGTCAGAGCGCTCGCCCGGCATCGGCGCGAGTCCGAGGTTCCGCTCGACGACGCCGGGGCTGGTGACGCGGTCGGTGGCCCGGCCCGAGGGGGTGCGGCTGATCGAGCGGATCGAGGGGATCGGCGGCGACGACCCGATCGTGGCGCCCGTCGAGGCGACGGTGTTGCAGGCGCTCCGCCGCGCGTTGGCGATCGCGCTTTCGGTCGGCGATGCCTTTTCGGACCAGACCGGGCTTGTCGAGCTGAAGAAGGCCAATCTCGAAAACCGGCTGCCGGCGGGGCGCGCCAACGAGTTTTCCGAATTTCTGGCGGCGGAGGCCCTTGCCGTGCTCTCGGTCTTCGCCAACGCGACCGCGTTCCTTCTGGCCGCGCATGCGAGTGAGGTGACGGTGGAGATCGGATCGGTCGACGAGGTCTTGACCGACAATGCGCAGCTCGCGCTTCACGGCGCGCTCTGGGAGCTGGATCAGGACATCGCGGTCTTTGCCACCGAGGAGCCGAAGCTGGTGGCGGTGGTCCTCGCCTATGCCGAGCAGCTGATGGAGAAGGTCAGGCTCCGTGCCGCCGCCGCGCCGCGGCTGGAGGCGTTCACGGGCGCGAATTACCGGGTCGAGGCCGACGATTTCCCGATCTCGGGCTTCGAGCCGGCGCGGAAGGCGCGCGGGTCCACGCTCGTCATGACCTTCAAGAAGCCGAACGAGGTCGTCGGCAACCATATCGCCAAGTACCAGGCGATGCGGTTGGCCAAGATGCTCATGGCCTATGACTTCGAGCGGAAGCTGAACCCCTTCGCGGAACTCGGTGGCTTCATCTTCACCTTCATGGGCGACGGCAAGCCGGGGACGGGCAAGACCACGCTGATCCAGATGATGGCGGGGCTTTTGAACGACTACTGCAAGGTCGCGAACTACCCGTTCCGCTACCAGAACCTGAGTATCGACAATGTCGACAGCTATCAGGGCAAGTCGGGGCAGAACGCGAAGGCCTTCATCAACAACGTGATGGACCCCGCCGTGATCGGTTTCGGCACTGTGGACGACATTGACCAAGTGGCGGGCAAGCGGGGCGACCGGCAGTCCTCGGCGGGGCAGCAGGAGATTACCGCCGTGCTGATGGAGGCCTTCGCCGGGGCGAATACGGTGGTGCGGGGGAACTGCACCTTCGGCATGTTCTCGAACTACCCCGAGAACGTCGACGACGCGCTTCGCCAGCGGGCCGGGGCGCGGTTTTTGGTCGATGGGCCGCAGAGCCGTGAGGATTACATCGACATCCTCGCGCTCCTTCTCGGCAAGATCCATGCGATCCCGCTCGGTGATCATGAGCTTTACGCCGCGCAGGAGATCAAGCGCGCGGTGGCGGAGAGCTTCGAGAAGCATTCACGTCCCCTCGAAGATGGTCTCGAAAAGGTCTTCGATCAGGTCCGCGACGCCATCGGGGAACTCGACACCATCGCCAAGCTCGGCGCCTATCTGAAGGCGATCCAGGAGGCCGATGAGCGCTTCACCGGCCGGGCGGTGAAGAACATCACCGACGCGGTGAAGGTGCGGGCGATGGATTTCGAACTGCCGGATGAGTGGATGGAGGAGCCGGCTCTGTTCCTCTTCAAGTCTTACGACGAGAAGAAGGCGATGATTTCGGACCTGCAGAGGCCGATCACGGTGGAGATGGTGGTGCAGGAGATCAACCGCTACGCGGATTCGGAATTCCGCTATGCCGACAAGTCGGACGAGGTGGCCATCGAGAACATGGTGCGGGATTTCCGGCGGCAGGAGGAGGCAAAGCGGCGGTATCTGGAGGGGAAGGGGTGA